The following proteins are encoded in a genomic region of Brachyspira pilosicoli:
- a CDS encoding DUF4340 domain-containing protein — translation MANIQKKYIILSSIVVVLTIILILTITLKNKGYSLPQFKAINTQLSEISITRNSNETITLKFNDDKWIVNDKYNANVNAVEAITNAFNNIQPVELLSRGNSEILDKYSLTDNEALIVKAKDSSSKEVRNIRFGMKANFGNLVYAQINNDKNVYLIGNIPINPKDIFDKTEDDLINKTISSVKIDDINKISISYNNNSYTIEKTDSTNWTKTWNSQNANQNDIYSSLYSIANLEADGLIKDDIQKSNLLYNIEIYLSDGKTVNYNIYSKSNNYEIELVNDNNRYYLLESNFQNLEEKINDIIKN, via the coding sequence ATGGCGAATATTCAAAAGAAATATATAATACTCTCTTCTATAGTAGTAGTTCTAACAATAATTTTAATACTCACAATTACATTAAAAAATAAAGGCTATTCTCTGCCTCAATTTAAAGCTATAAATACTCAATTAAGCGAAATCTCTATTACAAGAAACAGCAATGAAACTATTACATTAAAATTTAACGATGACAAATGGATAGTAAATGATAAATATAATGCTAATGTTAATGCAGTAGAAGCTATAACAAATGCATTTAATAATATACAGCCTGTAGAGTTATTATCCAGAGGAAATAGTGAAATATTAGATAAATACAGCCTCACAGATAATGAAGCTTTAATTGTAAAAGCAAAAGATTCTTCATCTAAAGAAGTTAGAAATATAAGATTTGGTATGAAGGCTAATTTTGGAAACTTAGTATATGCACAAATTAATAATGATAAAAATGTTTATTTGATTGGAAATATACCAATTAACCCCAAAGATATATTTGATAAAACTGAAGATGACTTAATAAATAAAACTATATCATCTGTAAAAATTGATGACATAAATAAAATAAGTATATCATATAATAACAATTCATACACTATAGAAAAAACTGATTCTACTAATTGGACAAAAACTTGGAATAGTCAAAATGCCAATCAAAATGATATATATAGTTCTTTATATTCTATTGCCAACCTTGAAGCAGACGGACTTATAAAAGATGATATTCAAAAATCTAACTTATTATATAACATAGAGATATATCTATCAGATGGCAAAACTGTAAATTATAATATATATTCTAAATCAAATAATTATGAGATAGAATTAGTAAATGATAATAATAGATATTATTTGTTAGAATCTAATTTTCAAAACTTAGAAGAAAAAATAAATGATATAATAAAAAATTAA
- a CDS encoding MFS transporter, with amino-acid sequence MNTNMKVGLGEKIGYGFGDLACNLIFSTATSYLMYYYTDIAGLTAASVATLFLVARIWDAINDPIMGMIVDKTNTRFGKFRPYILFGSVFLAIFAFLCYVVPTNMSLGGKLIYAYITYIGLGMSYTLVNLPYSALTSAMSNDSEERTKITTVRMIFAVLSGVVVAQVWNLVDIFGKGNETVGYRYTTAIMGVVSIILFAICFFSTKERVYIDNNKKEEKKHSLKEEFSSILLNPPLIIITIVFMLILICGFVIAGVNIYFFKYNVQRADLITPAMTLTTLSTAIGMFTVPYVTKLFGKKKAGIITLSMFGLLNLLFFINYKTLNSIPLYFVIIVISGIFNSYTWSLGWSMLPDTIEYAEYKVGFRAEGLIYSMYSFGQKMGMALAGLISGQILAFVGYKANDLQQTQFALDGIAFLRGGVPFILCIASIIIISFYPLTEKKYLQILDELNKRKSIEQN; translated from the coding sequence ATGAATACAAATATGAAAGTTGGTTTGGGAGAAAAGATAGGCTATGGTTTTGGAGATTTAGCCTGCAACTTAATTTTTTCAACAGCTACATCATACCTAATGTACTATTATACAGATATAGCAGGGCTTACAGCTGCTTCTGTTGCAACTTTATTTTTAGTGGCAAGGATTTGGGATGCCATTAATGACCCTATTATGGGAATGATAGTTGATAAGACTAATACACGTTTTGGTAAGTTTAGACCTTACATATTATTTGGTTCTGTATTTTTAGCTATATTTGCTTTTTTATGCTATGTAGTTCCTACTAATATGAGTTTAGGCGGTAAATTAATTTATGCTTATATTACTTATATAGGATTAGGTATGTCATATACTTTGGTAAATTTACCTTATTCTGCTTTAACTTCAGCTATGAGTAATGATTCTGAAGAGAGAACTAAAATAACAACTGTGAGAATGATATTTGCTGTATTAAGCGGTGTTGTGGTAGCACAAGTTTGGAACTTAGTAGATATATTTGGTAAAGGAAATGAAACTGTAGGATACAGATATACTACAGCTATTATGGGAGTTGTTTCTATAATATTGTTTGCTATATGTTTCTTCTCTACAAAAGAAAGAGTATACATCGATAATAATAAAAAAGAAGAAAAGAAACATTCTCTAAAAGAAGAGTTCAGCAGTATATTATTAAATCCTCCTTTGATAATAATTACTATTGTGTTTATGCTTATATTAATATGCGGTTTTGTTATAGCTGGTGTTAACATATATTTCTTCAAATACAATGTTCAAAGGGCAGATTTAATCACTCCTGCTATGACATTAACAACTTTATCTACTGCTATAGGAATGTTCACTGTCCCTTATGTTACAAAATTATTTGGTAAAAAGAAGGCTGGAATAATTACATTAAGCATGTTTGGATTATTAAATCTATTATTTTTTATAAATTATAAAACTTTAAATTCTATACCTTTATATTTTGTAATAATAGTTATTTCAGGAATATTCAATTCATATACTTGGTCTTTAGGCTGGTCTATGCTTCCAGACACAATAGAATATGCAGAGTATAAAGTTGGTTTTAGAGCCGAAGGACTAATATACTCAATGTATAGTTTCGGACAGAAAATGGGTATGGCTTTAGCAGGACTAATATCAGGTCAAATATTAGCATTTGTAGGATATAAAGCAAATGATTTACAGCAAACACAATTTGCTTTAGATGGAATAGCATTCTTAAGAGGCGGCGTTCCTTTTATATTATGCATAGCTTCTATTATAATTATTTCTTTCTATCCTTTAACTGAGAAAAAATATTTACAAATATTAGATGAATTGAATAAAAGAAAAAGTATAGAACAAAATTAA
- a CDS encoding amino acid ABC transporter ATP-binding protein: MIKVENLHKKFNQLEVLKGIDVNVEKGEIIAIIGPSGSGKSTFLRCINRLEEPTNGKIFIDGENILDKKTDINKIREKVGMVFQHFNLFPHKTVMENIILAPMKLKGYTKEQAETKALELLQKVGLVEKKDTYPNKLSGGQKQRIAIARALAMEPEVMLFDEPTSALDPEMIKEVLDVMIDLAKEGMTMLIVTHEMGFAKNVASRILFMNDGIILEDETPEEFFNNPKHSRTKEFLYKVLNK; the protein is encoded by the coding sequence GTGATTAAAGTAGAAAATTTACATAAAAAGTTTAATCAATTAGAAGTGTTAAAAGGAATAGATGTTAATGTTGAGAAGGGTGAGATTATTGCAATTATTGGTCCTTCTGGAAGCGGTAAATCTACTTTTTTAAGATGCATAAACAGACTTGAAGAGCCTACTAATGGAAAGATATTTATAGACGGTGAAAATATATTAGACAAAAAAACTGATATAAATAAGATAAGAGAAAAGGTTGGAATGGTATTTCAGCATTTTAATTTATTTCCTCATAAAACAGTAATGGAAAACATTATCTTAGCACCTATGAAATTAAAAGGCTACACTAAAGAACAAGCAGAAACTAAAGCACTTGAGTTATTACAAAAAGTTGGACTTGTTGAAAAAAAAGACACCTACCCCAATAAACTTTCAGGAGGGCAAAAACAGAGAATTGCTATTGCAAGGGCTTTAGCTATGGAGCCTGAGGTTATGCTATTTGATGAGCCTACTTCTGCATTAGACCCTGAGATGATTAAAGAAGTTTTGGACGTTATGATAGATTTGGCTAAAGAGGGTATGACTATGCTTATAGTTACTCATGAGATGGGTTTTGCTAAAAATGTTGCAAGCAGAATACTGTTTATGAATGACGGCATTATACTCGAAGATGAAACACCTGAAGAGTTTTTTAATAATCCTAAACACAGCAGAACTAAAGAGTTTTTATATAAGGTTTTAAACAAATAG
- a CDS encoding YbaN family protein, translating to MKTLLIILGFICVAIGAVGIVVPILPTTPFLLLASFFFAKGSKKFHDWFMSTKLYKKHLESFVNSRAMTLKSKLTILLPVSCMLIAAFIFVNNLHARILLVVLFIGKYLYFFTQIKTIKE from the coding sequence ATGAAAACATTATTAATAATTTTAGGCTTTATATGCGTGGCTATAGGAGCTGTAGGAATAGTTGTTCCGATACTTCCTACAACACCATTTTTATTATTAGCATCATTCTTTTTTGCTAAGGGTTCTAAAAAGTTTCATGATTGGTTTATGTCTACAAAACTATACAAAAAACATTTAGAGAGTTTTGTTAATTCAAGGGCTATGACATTAAAATCTAAATTAACAATACTTCTTCCTGTTAGCTGTATGCTTATAGCGGCATTTATATTTGTTAATAATTTGCATGCAAGAATATTATTAGTTGTATTATTTATAGGCAAATATCTATACTTCTTCACGCAAATAAAAACAATAAAAGAATAA
- the ahpC gene encoding alkyl hydroperoxide reductase subunit C → MSLINKKLIDFKVDAYQNGEFKEVTTKDVLGKWSVFFFYPADFTFVCPTELEDLGTVYDELKKINCEVYSVSADTHFVHKAWADASATIKNLKYTMLGDPTGLLGRFFEVFVEEAGQDLRGSFIVNPEGLIKAYEVHDMGIGRDANELVRKVQAAQYVAEHGGEVCPAKWKPGAKTLKPGIDLVGKI, encoded by the coding sequence ATGAGTTTAATCAATAAAAAACTTATAGATTTCAAGGTTGATGCTTATCAAAATGGAGAGTTTAAAGAGGTTACTACAAAAGATGTATTAGGTAAATGGAGTGTATTTTTCTTCTATCCTGCAGACTTTACTTTTGTATGTCCTACAGAATTAGAAGATTTAGGTACTGTTTATGATGAACTTAAAAAAATTAATTGTGAAGTTTACTCAGTATCTGCAGATACACATTTTGTACACAAGGCTTGGGCTGATGCTTCAGCAACTATTAAAAACTTAAAATATACTATGCTTGGAGACCCAACAGGATTATTAGGAAGATTCTTTGAAGTATTTGTAGAAGAAGCTGGACAAGATTTACGCGGAAGCTTTATTGTTAATCCTGAAGGTTTAATTAAAGCTTATGAAGTACATGATATGGGAATTGGTAGAGATGCTAATGAATTAGTTCGTAAAGTACAAGCTGCTCAATATGTAGCTGAACATGGCGGTGAAGTTTGTCCTGCTAAATGGAAACCAGGTGCTAAAACTTTAAAACCAGGAATTGATTTGGTTGGAAAAATCTGA
- a CDS encoding basic amino acid ABC transporter substrate-binding protein, whose protein sequence is MFKKIIIITSILLISLIAFMSCSQKENKLYVGTNAEFEPFEYRDGDNIVGFDIDLINEIAKIMKQDIEVVDMAFDGLLPALQSKKIDIIIAGMTADEERKKFVNFTDPYYNTQQSILVHSDNKDIYSFDSLQGKNVGVVLGFTGDLIVSEMSNVNAQKYGATSEAILALKSKKVDAVVLDYEPAKQYFNQNDDLKLVITDSQNEEYAIAMRKEDTELLKKVNDALNTIKENGTYDMLIEKYFESK, encoded by the coding sequence ATGTTTAAAAAAATAATAATTATTACATCAATACTTTTAATATCTTTAATTGCTTTTATGAGCTGTTCTCAAAAAGAAAATAAACTTTATGTAGGCACTAATGCTGAATTTGAACCTTTTGAATATAGAGATGGGGACAATATTGTTGGTTTTGATATAGATTTAATCAATGAAATAGCTAAAATTATGAAGCAAGATATTGAAGTTGTAGACATGGCCTTTGACGGACTTCTTCCTGCTTTACAATCAAAAAAGATAGATATAATTATTGCGGGTATGACTGCAGATGAAGAGAGAAAGAAGTTTGTTAATTTTACAGACCCTTATTATAACACCCAACAATCTATATTAGTTCATAGTGATAATAAAGATATTTATAGCTTTGATAGTTTACAAGGCAAAAATGTTGGTGTTGTGTTAGGTTTTACAGGGGATTTGATTGTAAGCGAAATGTCTAATGTAAATGCTCAGAAATATGGTGCTACATCAGAGGCTATATTAGCTTTAAAAAGCAAAAAAGTAGATGCTGTAGTTTTAGATTATGAACCTGCTAAACAATATTTTAATCAAAATGATGATTTAAAATTAGTTATTACAGATTCTCAAAATGAAGAATATGCTATTGCTATGAGAAAAGAAGATACAGAATTACTTAAAAAAGTTAATGATGCTTTAAATACTATAAAAGAAAACGGCACTTACGACATGCTTATAGAAAAATATTTTGAGAGTAAATAA
- the fabD gene encoding ACP S-malonyltransferase, with amino-acid sequence MSIAFLFPGQGSQTVGMGKSLYDNVAESKAIFDKAANILDDVDIKALCFEGSEEDLKKTENTQPALVTVGMAVYEALKAKGIKGDYFAGHSLGEITALSAAGYISFEDAVKIARTRGLLMAKAGADAPYGMAAVLGLDYDTVSKCMPESKEVVAANYNLKDQIVISGLLSAIEAVTPKLQEAGAKRVMPLKVSGAFHSPFMKPAADELKKFLDNVQFNNSGNKVLSNVTADVHSFDNIKDNLYKQMFSTVRWYDSMINLQSKGVNKIYECGPGKVLVGMSKKIAPEIEAICVFDNDSLNSVQ; translated from the coding sequence ATGTCAATAGCATTTTTATTTCCGGGACAAGGCTCTCAAACAGTTGGAATGGGTAAATCTTTATACGACAATGTAGCAGAGTCTAAGGCTATATTTGATAAAGCTGCTAATATATTAGATGATGTAGATATTAAGGCATTATGTTTTGAAGGAAGTGAGGAAGATTTAAAGAAAACAGAAAATACTCAGCCTGCGTTGGTTACAGTTGGTATGGCTGTTTATGAAGCTTTAAAAGCTAAAGGAATAAAAGGAGATTATTTTGCAGGTCACAGTTTAGGAGAAATTACAGCCCTTTCTGCTGCTGGATATATCTCTTTTGAGGATGCTGTAAAGATTGCAAGAACAAGAGGACTTCTTATGGCAAAAGCTGGTGCCGATGCTCCTTATGGTATGGCTGCTGTACTTGGTTTGGATTATGACACTGTTTCTAAATGCATGCCTGAAAGCAAAGAGGTAGTTGCTGCTAACTATAACTTAAAAGACCAAATTGTTATATCAGGTTTACTTAGCGCCATAGAAGCTGTTACTCCTAAACTTCAAGAAGCTGGCGCTAAGAGGGTTATGCCTTTAAAAGTTTCTGGTGCTTTCCACTCACCTTTTATGAAGCCTGCCGCTGATGAACTTAAAAAATTCTTGGATAATGTTCAATTTAATAATAGCGGTAATAAGGTTTTATCTAATGTTACGGCAGATGTGCATAGTTTCGATAATATAAAAGATAACCTTTACAAACAAATGTTCTCAACTGTAAGATGGTATGATAGTATGATTAATCTTCAAAGCAAAGGCGTTAATAAAATATATGAATGCGGACCTGGTAAGGTTTTAGTTGGTATGTCTAAAAAAATAGCTCCAGAAATAGAGGCTATCTGCGTATTTGATAACGATTCTCTAAACTCAGTACAATAA
- a CDS encoding basic amino acid ABC transporter substrate-binding protein produces the protein MKNILKILLLVSLLIVLSCSKKEEKDVLYVGTNAEYPPFEYLDENGNVVGFDVELINEISKIIGKKIEIKDMTFDGLIPALEAKTIDILIAGITATESRKKVINFSKPYFESQQAIIVKEDNNSITNFDSLNNTYTVGVVLGYVGDVALTESKKVDKIERFNRTADTVVALQSGKIDAAIMDYPIAVGYIKNNEGLKAIKTDLSIQELCIGFRKEDTKLLEDVNKALDTLKENGKYDELVKKYF, from the coding sequence ATGAAAAATATATTAAAAATTCTTCTGTTAGTTTCTTTGCTTATAGTATTATCATGTTCTAAGAAAGAGGAAAAAGATGTTTTATATGTTGGTACTAATGCTGAATATCCTCCTTTTGAATATTTAGATGAGAATGGTAATGTTGTTGGTTTTGATGTTGAGCTTATAAATGAGATATCAAAGATAATAGGAAAGAAAATAGAAATAAAAGATATGACTTTTGACGGACTTATACCTGCTTTAGAGGCTAAAACTATAGATATACTAATAGCTGGTATTACAGCTACAGAGTCAAGAAAGAAAGTTATTAATTTTTCTAAGCCTTATTTTGAATCTCAGCAAGCTATCATTGTAAAAGAAGATAACAACTCTATCACTAACTTTGACAGCTTAAACAATACTTATACAGTGGGTGTTGTTTTAGGATATGTAGGCGATGTTGCTTTAACAGAGAGTAAAAAAGTTGATAAAATAGAGAGATTTAACAGAACAGCAGATACTGTAGTGGCATTACAAAGCGGTAAAATAGATGCTGCTATAATGGATTATCCTATAGCTGTTGGTTATATAAAGAACAATGAAGGTCTTAAAGCTATTAAAACAGATTTATCTATACAAGAGCTTTGTATTGGTTTTAGAAAAGAAGATACTAAGCTTTTGGAAGATGTAAACAAGGCTTTGGATACTTTGAAAGAAAACGGCAAATATGATGAGCTTGTAAAAAAATATTTTTAA
- a CDS encoding amino acid ABC transporter permease has product MTEYLELLKEVFIANHRYMYMVKGLLFSIGTTLFATLIGIVLGIFIALMQLSHIYPLKNIKGFETFNPISKLAFGYVNLIRGTPAVVQLMIWANVVFVGALRNTPILIISAIAFGINSAAYVAEIIRAGIEGLDKGQMEASRALGLNYALSMKEIIIPQAIKKILPALVSEFITLIKETSIVGFIGGVDLLRSANIITSQTYRGVEPLIAVGIIYLILTSIFAVFMRKVEKGLKESD; this is encoded by the coding sequence ATGACAGAATATTTAGAGTTGCTTAAAGAAGTATTTATAGCTAACCATAGATATATGTATATGGTTAAGGGGCTTTTATTTTCTATAGGAACTACTTTATTTGCTACACTTATTGGTATAGTTCTTGGTATATTTATTGCTCTGATGCAATTGTCACATATTTATCCTTTAAAAAATATTAAAGGGTTTGAGACATTTAATCCTATATCAAAATTAGCGTTTGGATATGTTAATTTAATAAGGGGTACACCTGCGGTTGTGCAGCTTATGATTTGGGCGAATGTTGTATTTGTGGGGGCTTTAAGAAATACGCCTATACTGATTATCTCTGCTATAGCTTTTGGTATTAACTCTGCTGCTTATGTTGCTGAGATTATAAGGGCTGGTATTGAAGGGCTTGATAAAGGTCAGATGGAGGCTTCGAGGGCTTTGGGGCTTAATTATGCTCTTTCTATGAAAGAGATTATTATACCGCAGGCTATCAAAAAGATACTTCCTGCTTTGGTGAGCGAGTTTATTACTCTTATCAAAGAGACTTCTATTGTTGGTTTTATAGGGGGGGTTGATTTGCTTCGTTCTGCTAATATTATTACTAGTCAAACTTATAGGGGGGTTGAGCCTCTTATCGCTGTGGGTATAATATATTTGATATTAACTTCTATCTTTGCGGTGTTTATGAGAAAGGTAGAGAAGGGGCTTAAAGAAAGTGATTAA
- the purH gene encoding bifunctional phosphoribosylaminoimidazolecarboxamide formyltransferase/IMP cyclohydrolase → MIKRALISVFYKDGILDFAKFLTSKNVEIVSTGGTYKYLKENNIPVIEVAEVTGAKEMLDGRVKTLDPKIHGAILAIRDNPAHMETIKERGITPIDMVIVNLYPFFEKVQDDNLKFEEKIEFIDIGGPTMLRSAAKSFKDVVVISDVKDYDLVKSEMEKGEVSFETKKYLASKVFNLTSAYDAAVSEFMFNSLENKEGKKLNYLNMSYALKEELRYGENPHQGASYYVSTTDKGSMKDYEQLNGKELSFNNIRDMDIALKIVLEFDEAKKEYACSAIKHSTPCGAALGSNVLEAYNRTYECDPTSIFGGIVAFNSTVDEATAKELIKIFLEIVIAKDFTIEALEVLKTKKNLRVIKYKTNTNDKINLVKVDGGLLVQDEDTTLIEDYKVVTEKKPTEEEMKNLIFGMKVVKYAKSNAIVVIKDFMAKGIGSGQTNRIWACEDALERAGDGVVMASDAFFPFRDVVDACAKYNIKAIIQPGGSMRDQESIDACNEHGIAMVFTGIRHFKH, encoded by the coding sequence ATGATTAAGAGAGCATTGATATCTGTATTTTATAAAGACGGAATATTAGATTTTGCTAAATTTCTAACTTCTAAGAATGTGGAAATTGTTTCTACAGGCGGAACTTATAAATATTTGAAAGAAAATAATATACCTGTAATAGAGGTTGCTGAAGTTACAGGAGCTAAAGAGATGCTTGATGGAAGAGTAAAAACTTTAGACCCTAAAATACATGGAGCAATACTTGCTATAAGAGATAACCCTGCTCATATGGAAACTATTAAAGAGAGGGGAATTACTCCTATTGATATGGTTATAGTTAATCTTTATCCTTTCTTTGAAAAGGTACAAGATGATAATTTGAAATTTGAAGAAAAGATTGAATTTATAGATATAGGCGGACCTACTATGCTTCGTTCTGCTGCTAAGTCTTTCAAAGATGTTGTAGTTATAAGCGATGTTAAAGATTATGATTTAGTAAAAAGTGAAATGGAAAAAGGCGAAGTTAGTTTTGAAACAAAAAAATATTTAGCTTCTAAAGTATTTAATTTGACTTCTGCTTATGATGCTGCAGTGTCAGAGTTTATGTTTAATTCTTTAGAAAATAAAGAAGGCAAAAAACTTAATTATTTGAATATGTCTTATGCATTAAAAGAAGAATTAAGATATGGAGAAAATCCTCATCAAGGAGCAAGCTATTATGTTTCTACTACAGATAAAGGCTCTATGAAAGATTATGAACAGTTAAACGGAAAAGAACTTTCATTTAACAATATTAGAGATATGGATATAGCTCTAAAAATAGTATTAGAATTTGATGAAGCTAAAAAAGAGTATGCATGCTCTGCTATAAAACACTCTACTCCTTGCGGTGCTGCTTTAGGTTCTAATGTATTAGAGGCTTATAATAGAACTTATGAATGCGATCCTACTTCCATATTCGGCGGAATAGTAGCTTTCAACAGCACAGTAGATGAAGCAACAGCAAAAGAACTTATTAAAATATTCTTAGAAATTGTTATAGCTAAAGATTTTACTATAGAAGCTTTAGAAGTATTAAAAACTAAAAAGAATTTAAGGGTTATAAAATACAAAACTAATACTAACGATAAAATCAATCTTGTTAAAGTAGACGGAGGATTACTTGTACAAGATGAAGATACCACTTTAATAGAAGATTATAAGGTTGTAACAGAAAAAAAGCCTACAGAAGAAGAGATGAAAAACTTAATATTTGGTATGAAGGTTGTAAAATATGCTAAATCAAATGCTATAGTTGTTATAAAAGACTTTATGGCTAAAGGTATAGGAAGCGGACAAACTAACAGGATTTGGGCTTGTGAAGATGCTTTAGAGAGAGCAGGAGATGGGGTTGTGATGGCATCAGATGCTTTCTTCCCATTTAGAGATGTAGTGGACGCTTGTGCTAAATACAATATTAAAGCTATAATTCAGCCCGGCGGCTCAATGAGAGACCAAGAATCAATTGATGCTTGTAACGAACATGGTATTGCTATGGTGTTTACTGGTATAAGACATTTTAAGCATTAA
- a CDS encoding nitrous oxide-stimulated promoter family protein: protein MQCKNPNGKLYKKIENEKKVMFYMINLYCKHHHKDYQKICCKTFGSKPLCKECEEIYNYSIERTNNCRFIKTKTFCSACPKQCYKRNIKNKVKQIMSFSGKIMLIYHPIIALKHVFVMIKHNFIKSKKLDFKGII from the coding sequence ATGCAATGTAAAAACCCAAATGGCAAATTATATAAAAAAATAGAAAATGAAAAGAAAGTAATGTTTTATATGATTAATCTTTACTGCAAACATCATCATAAAGATTATCAAAAAATTTGCTGTAAAACATTTGGAAGTAAACCTCTATGCAAAGAGTGCGAAGAAATATACAATTACTCAATAGAGAGAACAAATAATTGCAGATTTATAAAAACAAAAACTTTCTGCAGTGCCTGCCCAAAACAATGTTATAAAAGAAATATCAAAAACAAAGTAAAACAAATTATGTCTTTTTCTGGAAAAATAATGCTAATCTATCACCCTATAATAGCATTAAAACATGTCTTTGTTATGATTAAGCATAATTTTATAAAAAGTAAAAAATTAGATTTTAAAGGCATTATATGA